In Deltaproteobacteria bacterium, the following are encoded in one genomic region:
- a CDS encoding sugar ABC transporter permease has translation MLVLVAVPFAIGLALGFYDHAHGQWQFVGLRNFADILSGGGRSFSDPLNFWFTLGVTVAWTAVNVALHVVIGVALALLLREPWLRARGVYRVLLILPWAIPNYITALIWSGMFQSEYGAVNAILTALGLDKVSWFSQWATAFTANVTTNTWLGFPFMMVVALGALQTIPRELYEAAEVDGATGWQRLRHITLPHLRPAMVPAISLGSIWTFNMFNVIYLVSNGRPGGSTDILVTEAYRWAFERNERYGMAAAYATLIFGVLLLWMAVGARLQRRERAP, from the coding sequence ATGCTCGTTCTCGTCGCCGTGCCGTTTGCGATCGGCCTCGCGCTCGGCTTCTACGACCACGCCCACGGACAATGGCAGTTCGTCGGCCTGCGCAACTTCGCCGACATCCTGTCCGGCGGGGGCCGATCGTTTTCCGATCCGCTCAACTTCTGGTTCACCCTCGGCGTCACCGTCGCGTGGACCGCGGTCAACGTCGCGCTGCACGTGGTCATCGGCGTGGCCCTGGCGCTGCTGCTGCGCGAACCGTGGCTGCGCGCGCGCGGCGTCTATCGCGTGTTGCTGATCTTGCCGTGGGCGATCCCGAACTACATCACCGCGTTGATCTGGTCGGGCATGTTCCAGAGCGAGTACGGCGCAGTCAACGCGATCCTCACCGCCCTCGGACTCGACAAGGTGTCGTGGTTTTCCCAGTGGGCCACCGCGTTCACCGCGAACGTCACGACCAATACGTGGCTCGGTTTCCCGTTCATGATGGTCGTCGCGCTCGGCGCGCTGCAGACGATTCCGCGCGAGCTGTACGAGGCGGCCGAAGTCGACGGCGCGACCGGCTGGCAGCGCCTGCGCCACATCACCTTGCCGCACTTGCGGCCGGCGATGGTGCCGGCGATCTCGCTCGGATCGATCTGGACGTTCAACATGTTCAACGTCATCTACCTGGTGTCCAACGGACGTCCGGGCGGCAGCACCGATATTCTCGTGACCGAGGCCTACCGGTGGGCGTTCGAACGCAACGAGCGCTACGGCATGGCCGCGGCGTACGCGACCCTCATCTTCGGCGTGCTGCTGTTGTGGATGGCGGTCGGCGCACGACTGCAGCGAAGGGAGCGCGCGCCGTGA
- a CDS encoding ABC transporter permease subunit: MSRRPKPLAAAATHAALTAVTAAVLYPVALVVKKAFEPGRDFALSPSPVPRELTLDNFAALLGARGPAGELLFARYAANSAIAALATTAVGVLLACTAAYALSRHRFRGRNGALSAFLLVQMFPSVLLMMPLYVLLDRLGLLNSLLGLVLVYATTAIPFCVWTLKGYFDTLPRELEEAARIDGASSWGVFFRIILPLARPGIAITALFSFMTAWNEFILASTFMTDETAYTLPVLLKSTVGEYSAHWGHFAAGAVLTSLPVMALFYALQRYLVGGLTAGSVKG, translated from the coding sequence GTGAGCCGCCGGCCCAAGCCGCTCGCGGCCGCGGCGACCCACGCCGCGCTCACCGCCGTGACCGCCGCCGTGCTGTACCCGGTGGCGCTCGTCGTCAAGAAGGCGTTCGAGCCCGGGCGCGACTTTGCGCTGTCTCCGTCGCCGGTCCCGCGCGAGCTGACGCTGGACAACTTCGCCGCGCTGCTCGGGGCGCGCGGTCCGGCCGGCGAGCTGCTGTTCGCGCGCTACGCGGCCAATTCGGCGATTGCCGCGCTCGCGACGACCGCCGTCGGCGTGCTGCTGGCGTGCACCGCCGCCTACGCGCTGTCGCGCCACCGATTTCGCGGGCGCAACGGAGCGCTCAGCGCGTTCTTGCTCGTGCAGATGTTCCCGTCGGTATTGTTGATGATGCCGCTGTACGTACTGCTCGACCGGCTCGGCCTGCTCAACTCCCTGCTCGGTCTGGTGCTGGTGTACGCGACGACGGCGATCCCGTTTTGCGTGTGGACGCTCAAGGGCTACTTCGACACACTGCCGCGCGAACTCGAGGAGGCGGCCCGCATCGACGGCGCGTCGTCGTGGGGCGTGTTCTTCCGCATCATTTTGCCGCTGGCGCGACCGGGAATCGCGATCACCGCGCTGTTTTCGTTCATGACGGCATGGAACGAGTTCATCTTGGCGAGCACGTTCATGACCGACGAGACCGCCTACACCCTGCCGGTACTGCTCAAGAGCACCGTCGGCGAGTACTCCGCGCACTGGGGTCACTTCGCCGCCGGCGCGGTGCTCACCAGCCTGCCGGTGATGGCGCTGTTCTACGCGCTGCAGCGCTACCTGGTCGGCGGGCTCACCGCCGGCAGCGTCAAAGGCTGA
- a CDS encoding ABC transporter permease has translation MRRAGGSIRASDGGAMGRRLAVAVVVVFAATAVLADVLASDRPLLLHLDGRLYVLPNAIDYDALAGRSGDDLRAAMDRDDWAVWPPVPYAPDTVRTRGALRVLEPPSADHWLGTDDRGRDVLARLIHGARTAAVLALGVAGLALAVGGALGAFAAWRRGLVDAAIMAGCDVVAAVPGIVVVVAAQGLIGRGGLGAMIALVALPRVAALARVVRAALAAALAEPYCDAARAAGASERRVVVRHALPHAAGPAAVATALSAATAVLSEAALGFVGFGAPPPAASWGELLQQAHENGLAWWLAAPAGTAIALAAAAFDGLAHRPRRQPLTLPAVSPPTR, from the coding sequence ATGCGGCGCGCCGGTGGCTCGATCCGCGCCAGCGACGGGGGCGCAATGGGACGTAGGCTCGCGGTCGCCGTCGTCGTCGTGTTTGCCGCGACGGCCGTGCTCGCCGACGTGCTCGCGTCCGATCGGCCGTTGCTGTTGCATCTGGATGGTCGCCTGTACGTGCTGCCGAACGCGATCGACTACGACGCGCTCGCGGGCCGCTCCGGCGATGACCTGCGCGCCGCGATGGACCGCGACGACTGGGCAGTGTGGCCGCCGGTGCCGTACGCGCCGGACACGGTGCGTACGCGCGGCGCGTTGCGCGTGCTCGAGCCGCCGAGTGCCGACCACTGGCTCGGCACCGACGACCGCGGTCGCGACGTGCTCGCGCGCCTGATTCACGGGGCGCGGACCGCGGCGGTGCTGGCGCTGGGCGTCGCCGGCCTCGCGCTGGCGGTCGGCGGCGCGCTCGGCGCGTTCGCCGCGTGGCGGCGCGGCCTGGTCGACGCGGCGATCATGGCCGGCTGCGACGTCGTCGCAGCAGTGCCCGGAATCGTCGTGGTCGTCGCGGCGCAGGGTCTGATCGGCCGCGGCGGCCTCGGTGCGATGATCGCGCTGGTCGCGCTGCCGCGCGTGGCGGCGCTGGCGCGAGTCGTGCGGGCGGCGTTGGCGGCGGCGCTCGCGGAGCCGTACTGCGATGCGGCGCGGGCCGCTGGCGCGAGCGAACGGAGGGTGGTCGTCCGCCACGCGCTGCCGCACGCCGCCGGTCCGGCCGCGGTGGCGACCGCGCTGTCGGCGGCGACGGCGGTGCTCTCCGAGGCCGCGCTCGGCTTCGTCGGCTTCGGCGCGCCCCCGCCGGCGGCGTCGTGGGGCGAACTGTTGCAGCAGGCGCACGAAAACGGGCTGGCGTGGTGGCTTGCGGCGCCGGCCGGCACGGCGATCGCGCTCGCCGCGGCGGCGTTCGACGGGCTGGCGCACCGCCCCCGGCGTCAGCCTTTGACGCTGCCGGCGGTGAGCCCGCCGACCAGGTAG